A stretch of the Marivirga tractuosa DSM 4126 genome encodes the following:
- the hemF gene encoding oxygen-dependent coproporphyrinogen oxidase yields the protein MNTDKASIGHFFQELQADICDKISATDGKGRFEIDDWRHEKGGGGKSRLLQNGNILEKAGVNFSAVEGPAPEGLLKTLEIDAGDTDDLSFFATGVSIVMHPFSPMVPIIHMNVRYFELSNGTYWFGGGIDLTPHIIDKSQAQYFHKEIKKVCDKHDMDYYPNFKKWADDYFYLPHRNETRGVGGIFFDRLSENEKHSKEEIFAFVQDIGNLFAPVYSHLMEINKDKSFNDEQKQWQYLRRGRYVEFNLVWDRGTKFGLQTNGRTESILMSMPPQANWAYDYQLEKDFEKETAALLKKEVDWVNIL from the coding sequence ATGAATACCGACAAAGCATCCATAGGACATTTTTTTCAAGAATTGCAAGCTGATATCTGCGATAAAATTTCAGCAACTGATGGAAAAGGGAGATTTGAAATTGATGATTGGAGACATGAAAAAGGTGGTGGGGGTAAGTCTCGTCTGCTGCAAAATGGAAATATTTTAGAAAAAGCTGGAGTTAACTTTTCTGCTGTGGAAGGCCCTGCTCCTGAAGGGCTTTTGAAAACATTGGAAATTGATGCAGGTGATACGGATGACCTAAGCTTTTTTGCCACAGGGGTCTCCATAGTGATGCACCCATTCAGCCCGATGGTGCCTATTATCCATATGAATGTTCGTTACTTCGAATTGAGCAATGGCACTTACTGGTTTGGAGGAGGAATTGACCTAACTCCTCATATTATTGATAAATCACAAGCGCAATATTTCCATAAGGAGATTAAAAAAGTTTGTGATAAGCATGACATGGACTATTATCCTAACTTCAAGAAATGGGCAGATGACTATTTTTACCTTCCTCATCGAAATGAAACCCGTGGAGTAGGAGGAATTTTCTTTGATCGTTTGTCTGAAAATGAAAAGCACAGTAAGGAAGAAATTTTTGCCTTTGTGCAGGATATTGGTAATTTATTTGCACCTGTTTACAGCCATTTGATGGAAATCAATAAGGATAAAAGTTTTAATGATGAACAGAAACAATGGCAATATCTGAGAAGAGGCAGATATGTGGAATTCAATTTGGTTTGGGATAGGGGTACGAAATTCGGTTTACAAACCAACGGAAGAACAGAATCCATTTTAATGAGCATGCCACCACAAGCCAATTGGGCTTATGATTATCAATTAGAGAAGGATTTTGAAAAGGAAACTGCAGCTTTATTGAAGAAAGAGGTGGACTGGGTGAATATTCTGTAA
- the trxA gene encoding thioredoxin, with the protein MGSFGDLIKSETPVLVDFYADWCGPCKMMAPYLEEVAQKMKGKVKVIKVDVDKNQQASAKYQVQSIPTLILFQNGHIKWRQAGVVDPNTIMSQINNLSN; encoded by the coding sequence ATGGGGAGTTTTGGAGATTTGATTAAAAGTGAGACGCCAGTATTGGTAGATTTTTATGCCGATTGGTGTGGGCCTTGCAAGATGATGGCACCCTATTTGGAAGAGGTAGCTCAGAAAATGAAGGGGAAAGTGAAAGTGATAAAAGTAGATGTTGATAAAAATCAGCAAGCGTCCGCTAAATACCAAGTGCAAAGCATTCCTACTTTGATTTTATTTCAAAATGGACATATTAAATGGAGGCAGGCTGGAGTAGTAGATCCCAATACTATTATGTCTCAGATTAACAATTTAAGCAATTGA
- a CDS encoding bile acid:sodium symporter family protein — MEQSAVTAIFLPLALGIIMLGMGMTLTLNDFKKVALYPKAAVIGLVSQLILLPLIGFGLAALFFTIPELAVGLILIALCPGGATSNLISHLAKADLALSISLTAISSIITNFSIPILLNIALAHYMTGEKAITLPFFKTFIQIFLVTIFPVVIGMIIKKKRPHFALKSERAMNIISTFFFVLILLAAILKERENIIPYFEQAGVAAIILNISALLMGFILGKLFGLNKRQRSSIAIETGIQNGTLAIALALSPAILNNTQMAVPAAIYSLLMFVTAAVVILISKKQNSQEALKELSLS, encoded by the coding sequence ATGGAACAAAGTGCTGTAACTGCCATATTTCTTCCTTTAGCTTTAGGAATCATCATGTTGGGAATGGGTATGACCCTCACCCTTAATGATTTTAAGAAAGTCGCTTTATACCCAAAAGCTGCTGTAATAGGCTTAGTTAGTCAATTGATTCTTTTACCATTGATTGGATTTGGTTTAGCCGCTTTATTTTTTACGATTCCTGAACTTGCTGTAGGCTTGATTTTAATTGCGCTTTGTCCTGGTGGAGCAACATCTAATTTAATTTCTCATTTAGCCAAAGCAGATTTAGCCTTGTCAATTAGCTTAACGGCTATCAGCAGTATCATTACTAATTTCAGTATCCCAATTTTATTGAATATTGCATTAGCACATTATATGACTGGGGAAAAAGCGATCACTCTACCTTTCTTTAAAACCTTCATTCAGATTTTTCTAGTAACCATTTTCCCAGTTGTAATTGGGATGATCATTAAGAAGAAGCGCCCACATTTTGCCCTTAAGTCTGAAAGGGCAATGAATATTATATCCACTTTTTTCTTCGTTTTGATTTTGCTGGCTGCTATTTTAAAGGAAAGAGAAAATATCATCCCGTATTTTGAACAAGCTGGAGTAGCCGCAATTATTTTGAATATATCCGCTTTATTGATGGGTTTTATTTTGGGTAAACTATTTGGCTTGAATAAAAGACAAAGGAGCTCAATTGCAATTGAAACCGGTATTCAAAATGGAACTTTAGCCATAGCATTAGCTTTAAGTCCAGCTATTTTGAATAATACTCAAATGGCAGTGCCAGCCGCTATCTACAGCTTATTGATGTTTGTGACCGCTGCTGTAGTTATACTGATTTCTAAAAAACAAAACTCGCAGGAGGCTTTAAAAGAACTATCTTTATCTTAA
- a CDS encoding M28 family peptidase — protein MTKKLWIISALMLTSLWVVAQDQAELVENTIKKSTIKGHIYFLASDELAGRETGTHGIDVAARYLATSLQRYGVSPVEGATDGYFQEVPLVKNIAPEAYGIKIGKEAVGAEDILRLEGSAVNVESDFVFLNYGTEEDFNNADIEGKVVVVFAGQKDNQDYRFVYQASGKKTNLAKEAGAVGLVELHKDNPDNWKTFQSFMNRGSSIGFASEKNQNSFFKLWVNDPDGSWTKRINLKMKQKMAVTIGEAMQLPIPSKNVVGMVEGTDPDLKDEFIIYSAHYDHLGIGKPNAEGDSIYNGARDNAVGVVTVMSAAESIAKNPTKRSALFILFTAEEKGLLGSKYYVENPLLPLDQMVYCFNSDNGGYNDTSLTTIIGLERTTAGKHMKKASESFGLKAIDDPAGEQGLFDRSDNVNFAKKGIPAPTFSLGFTAFDAEIGKYYHQQSDNPESIDYDYMEQFFRAFVLSARLIANDAETPFWVEGDKYYEAGKALYGK, from the coding sequence ATGACTAAAAAATTATGGATTATCAGTGCTTTAATGCTGACTTCCCTTTGGGTTGTTGCGCAAGATCAAGCCGAATTGGTAGAAAATACCATCAAAAAGAGTACGATTAAAGGTCATATTTATTTCTTGGCTTCTGATGAATTAGCCGGCAGGGAGACAGGAACCCACGGGATAGACGTAGCCGCTCGTTATTTAGCTACAAGCCTTCAAAGATATGGTGTTTCACCTGTTGAAGGAGCTACTGATGGTTATTTTCAGGAAGTCCCATTAGTGAAAAATATTGCCCCTGAAGCTTATGGAATTAAAATCGGGAAAGAAGCAGTGGGGGCTGAAGACATTCTCAGACTGGAAGGTTCTGCAGTGAATGTTGAATCAGATTTTGTTTTTCTTAATTACGGAACTGAAGAAGACTTTAATAATGCAGATATTGAAGGTAAGGTTGTAGTAGTTTTTGCTGGGCAAAAGGATAATCAAGATTATAGGTTTGTGTATCAAGCTAGTGGCAAAAAAACGAATTTAGCAAAAGAAGCAGGTGCAGTAGGGCTTGTGGAATTACATAAAGATAACCCAGACAATTGGAAAACATTTCAGAGTTTTATGAATAGAGGGTCTTCTATAGGCTTTGCATCTGAAAAAAATCAGAATAGTTTCTTCAAATTATGGGTAAATGATCCCGATGGAAGTTGGACTAAACGTATTAATTTGAAAATGAAGCAAAAAATGGCAGTTACTATTGGTGAAGCCATGCAGTTGCCAATACCTTCTAAAAATGTGGTGGGGATGGTAGAAGGTACGGACCCTGATTTAAAAGACGAATTTATTATTTACTCTGCGCATTATGATCACTTAGGAATAGGGAAACCAAATGCAGAAGGTGACTCTATTTACAATGGCGCTAGAGATAATGCAGTGGGTGTAGTAACCGTAATGAGCGCAGCGGAAAGTATTGCTAAAAATCCAACTAAGCGCTCTGCATTATTTATTCTATTTACAGCTGAAGAGAAAGGACTATTGGGAAGTAAATATTATGTTGAAAATCCACTTTTGCCTTTAGATCAAATGGTATATTGCTTTAACAGTGATAATGGAGGTTATAATGATACTAGTTTAACAACTATTATTGGATTGGAAAGAACTACAGCAGGCAAGCATATGAAAAAGGCCTCAGAAAGTTTTGGGCTGAAAGCGATTGATGATCCTGCTGGTGAACAAGGGCTTTTTGATAGAAGTGATAATGTGAATTTTGCCAAAAAGGGAATACCTGCCCCAACCTTTAGTTTAGGATTCACCGCATTTGATGCAGAAATTGGGAAATATTACCATCAGCAATCAGATAACCCTGAAAGCATAGACTATGATTATATGGAGCAGTTTTTTAGAGCTTTTGTTTTATCGGCTCGACTAATTGCAAATGATGCAGAAACTCCTTTTTGGGTAGAAGGCGATAAATATTATGAAGCTGGTAAAGCACTTTACGGTAAGTAA
- a CDS encoding quinone-dependent dihydroorotate dehydrogenase yields MYKSIIRPLLFQLSAEKAHHFTFSLTKFFFNIPGVKSVNKSLFQINSPRLERELFGLKFPNPVGLAAGFDKDAKLIDELASLGFGFIEIGTITPKAQPGNPKPRLFRLKEDNGIINRMGFNNQGIDAAIERLKNRKSNVIIGGNIGKNKITPNEEAFNDYEKCFLQLYPYVDYFVVNVSSPNTPGLRELQEKEPLMQLLNHLMDLNQKQIKTKPILLKIAPDLTNQQLDDIIEIVAKTKIDGVIATNTTINRDGLGTSKSTIDKIGNGGLSGKPLGKRATEVIRYLYDKSNAAFPIIGVGGIMSAEDALEKLEAGASLLQLYSGFIYEGPALIKQINKAVLKREI; encoded by the coding sequence ATGTATAAATCCATAATTAGACCCTTATTATTCCAGCTTTCTGCTGAAAAAGCCCACCATTTTACTTTTTCTTTAACTAAATTTTTCTTCAATATTCCTGGAGTGAAATCTGTCAATAAAAGTTTGTTTCAGATAAATTCTCCCAGACTTGAAAGAGAATTGTTTGGATTGAAATTTCCTAATCCAGTAGGCTTAGCAGCAGGTTTTGATAAAGATGCTAAATTAATAGATGAGCTAGCCTCTCTTGGATTTGGCTTTATTGAAATAGGAACCATAACGCCAAAAGCGCAGCCGGGCAATCCAAAGCCAAGACTATTCAGATTAAAGGAAGATAACGGAATCATAAATCGAATGGGATTTAATAACCAAGGGATTGATGCGGCTATTGAAAGATTGAAGAACAGGAAAAGTAATGTCATAATAGGCGGAAATATTGGGAAAAATAAAATAACGCCAAATGAAGAAGCATTTAATGATTATGAAAAATGCTTCCTGCAGCTTTATCCCTATGTAGACTACTTTGTAGTGAATGTGAGTTCTCCTAACACCCCAGGTTTACGTGAATTACAGGAAAAAGAACCCTTAATGCAGTTGTTGAACCATTTAATGGATCTGAACCAAAAGCAGATCAAGACTAAGCCTATATTATTAAAAATTGCTCCTGATTTAACTAACCAGCAATTAGATGATATAATTGAAATCGTAGCTAAAACTAAAATTGATGGGGTTATTGCCACCAATACCACCATCAATCGTGATGGTTTGGGAACTTCAAAATCAACTATTGACAAAATTGGTAATGGTGGTTTGAGTGGAAAACCTTTAGGTAAAAGAGCCACTGAAGTAATTCGTTATTTATATGATAAGTCCAATGCGGCTTTTCCAATTATAGGAGTTGGAGGAATTATGTCAGCTGAAGATGCCCTAGAAAAACTAGAGGCTGGGGCAAGTTTATTGCAGCTATATTCTGGCTTTATCTATGAAGGCCCTGCTCTAATAAAACAAATAAATAAAGCTGTTTTGAAGCGGGAAATATGA
- a CDS encoding DUF4286 family protein — translation MIIYNVTVNVDKEVEESWLKWMKEVHIPDILATGFFHEHKMLRLLNETENEGETYAIQYFTDELDKLEKYMTEEAPRLREEHLKKFQDKCLSFRTFLETV, via the coding sequence GATTATTTATAATGTTACTGTGAATGTTGATAAAGAAGTAGAAGAAAGTTGGTTGAAGTGGATGAAAGAAGTTCATATTCCAGATATTTTGGCCACTGGATTTTTCCACGAGCATAAAATGCTACGCCTTTTGAATGAAACAGAAAATGAGGGAGAAACTTATGCAATTCAATATTTTACAGATGAATTGGACAAGCTAGAAAAATACATGACTGAAGAAGCTCCAAGATTAAGAGAAGAGCACCTTAAGAAATTCCAAGATAAATGCCTGTCATTTAGGACTTTCTTAGAAACGGTATAA
- a CDS encoding riboflavin synthase: MFTGIIESLGEIKSAEKEGSNLKLTIKSDISNELKIDQSISHNGVCLTVTELHPDAHTVVAVNETLQKSSIGNLKEDDFVNLERCMVMNGRLDGHIVQGHVDGKGKCLNIKDEDGSWIFEFSYDSTEHVLVEKGSICINGVSLTCFDVSDEKFSVAIIPYTFEHTNFKKMKKNDEVNLEFDIIGKYVHKLINKTN, from the coding sequence ATGTTTACAGGAATTATAGAATCGTTAGGAGAAATTAAATCAGCCGAGAAAGAAGGTAGCAACTTAAAGTTGACCATCAAAAGCGACATCTCTAATGAATTGAAAATAGATCAAAGTATTTCTCACAATGGGGTTTGTCTCACCGTCACAGAATTGCACCCAGATGCACACACCGTTGTAGCTGTTAACGAAACTTTGCAAAAATCATCTATAGGAAATTTGAAAGAAGATGATTTTGTGAATCTAGAACGTTGCATGGTAATGAACGGAAGGTTAGATGGCCATATAGTTCAAGGGCACGTAGATGGAAAAGGAAAATGTCTCAACATAAAAGATGAAGATGGAAGCTGGATTTTTGAGTTTTCTTATGATTCAACTGAACATGTACTGGTTGAGAAAGGCTCTATCTGCATAAACGGTGTCAGTCTGACATGCTTCGATGTTTCAGATGAAAAATTCAGTGTTGCCATAATTCCCTATACTTTTGAGCACACAAACTTCAAAAAAATGAAAAAAAACGATGAAGTGAACTTAGAATTCGATATAATTGGGAAATATGTACATAAACTAATCAATAAAACTAACTAA
- a CDS encoding heavy-metal-associated domain-containing protein: MEILEVKNVKCGGCVEAIKNGLAELEGIDVKNIDIPTAKLEFESNGTTPLDKVKEKLDKLGYPAKS; this comes from the coding sequence ATGGAAATTTTAGAAGTTAAAAACGTTAAATGTGGAGGATGTGTAGAGGCTATTAAAAATGGTTTGGCAGAACTTGAGGGAATAGATGTGAAAAATATTGACATCCCTACTGCTAAACTAGAATTTGAAAGTAATGGAACAACCCCATTAGATAAAGTGAAAGAAAAATTGGATAAACTAGGTTATCCAGCAAAATCATAA
- a CDS encoding GAF domain-containing protein, which produces MSESLLIDVNASKEEKYKALIPQINALVDGEEDVVANLANVTAALKEAFGYFWIGFYVVKNGELVLGPFQGPIACTRIQKGKGVCGSVWADAKTIVVPDVEAFPGHIACSSASKSEIVVPAFKNNEVALVLDIDSDELNTFDEIDQKYLEELMKTVSEFL; this is translated from the coding sequence ATGTCAGAATCATTATTAATAGATGTGAATGCATCCAAAGAAGAGAAATACAAAGCCTTAATTCCACAAATAAATGCTTTAGTGGATGGTGAAGAAGATGTAGTGGCAAATTTAGCCAATGTAACAGCGGCATTGAAAGAAGCTTTTGGCTATTTCTGGATAGGTTTTTATGTAGTTAAGAATGGAGAATTAGTGCTAGGGCCATTTCAAGGGCCAATAGCTTGTACTCGCATTCAAAAAGGAAAAGGCGTATGTGGATCAGTTTGGGCTGATGCTAAAACAATTGTAGTGCCAGATGTAGAAGCATTTCCAGGGCATATTGCCTGCAGTTCGGCTTCAAAATCTGAAATAGTGGTGCCCGCTTTTAAAAATAATGAGGTAGCATTGGTTTTGGATATTGATAGTGATGAGTTGAATACTTTTGATGAAATCGATCAAAAGTATCTTGAAGAATTAATGAAAACGGTCTCAGAATTTTTATAA
- a CDS encoding LytR/AlgR family response regulator transcription factor: protein MASELNCMIVDDDPIFRQYISKQIKETNGLKLVTEAENAAKALDLLEEHEVDIIFLDVQMPEMSGIELTQRLNNGYEVILVTANDSYAVDAFEQKVTDYLVKPFEYERFVQAINKAQRNIEAFRKKKNIIEHIFIKSDGKIVHLRLQDILFVEALADYVVINTEAKKYIVHHTMKGVEKKLPVHRFVRVHRSFIVNIEKIDYIEDLTVHIKVKSIPIGASYKETLYSTMNFL, encoded by the coding sequence ATGGCTTCAGAATTGAATTGCATGATAGTGGATGACGATCCAATATTCAGACAATATATTTCTAAACAGATCAAAGAAACTAATGGATTAAAATTAGTTACAGAGGCTGAAAATGCAGCAAAGGCACTTGATTTATTAGAAGAGCATGAAGTTGACATTATTTTTCTTGATGTACAAATGCCTGAAATGTCGGGTATTGAATTGACACAAAGATTGAATAATGGATATGAAGTAATCTTGGTCACAGCCAATGATAGCTATGCAGTAGATGCCTTTGAGCAAAAAGTAACTGATTATCTCGTCAAGCCATTTGAGTATGAAAGATTTGTTCAGGCTATTAATAAAGCTCAGAGAAATATTGAAGCATTCCGTAAAAAGAAGAACATCATAGAACATATTTTCATCAAAAGTGATGGAAAAATAGTCCATTTGCGATTACAAGACATTCTTTTTGTGGAAGCCTTGGCAGATTATGTAGTTATTAATACAGAAGCTAAAAAATATATCGTTCATCATACGATGAAAGGTGTAGAGAAAAAATTACCTGTTCATCGGTTTGTTCGTGTACATCGCTCTTTTATAGTAAACATTGAAAAAATTGATTATATAGAAGATTTAACCGTACATATTAAAGTTAAATCAATTCCTATCGGGGCTTCTTACAAAGAAACATTATACAGTACTATGAATTTTCTCTAA
- a CDS encoding DUF3276 family protein — translation MEREQEELFSKRVRAGKRTYFFDVRTTKANDYYLTITESKRKPKDDGFTFEKHKIFLYKEDFNKFVNALNESVEHIKTDLMPEFDFTQFDRDEDDDLSWD, via the coding sequence ATGGAAAGAGAACAGGAAGAATTATTTTCAAAGAGAGTAAGAGCAGGAAAAAGAACTTATTTTTTTGATGTAAGAACAACGAAGGCGAATGATTATTATTTAACCATTACTGAAAGCAAAAGAAAACCTAAGGATGATGGTTTTACTTTTGAGAAACACAAAATATTCTTGTATAAGGAAGATTTTAACAAATTCGTGAATGCATTGAATGAAAGTGTTGAGCATATCAAAACTGATTTAATGCCAGAATTCGACTTTACTCAATTCGATAGAGATGAAGATGATGATTTAAGCTGGGATTAA
- a CDS encoding DUF58 domain-containing protein, which yields MDISLENLPEIPSLDLLAKQLVEGFITGMHKSPFHGFSVEFAEHRLYNTGESTRHIDWKVYAKTDRLYTKRYDEETNLRAYILLDNSSSMYYPTQNNGKIRFSILAASTLAYLLQRQRDAVGLISFSDKIDVFTEAKSTRAHLQNIFVHLQHILQQDQQHKSTEISQSLHVVAEKIHKRSLVIIFSDLMTKPEQLEEFFKSIQHIKHRKHEVLFFQVNEPSTELDFELEDRPYVIEDLESGQKMKLNPSQVKETYHKKVDEYYKQIALKCHQYKVDLTRVDINENIQKVLAEFLIKRNKMN from the coding sequence ATGGATATATCGTTAGAAAATCTTCCTGAAATACCTTCTTTAGACTTATTGGCCAAACAGCTAGTAGAAGGCTTTATTACAGGGATGCACAAATCTCCCTTTCACGGTTTCTCTGTAGAATTTGCCGAACATAGATTATATAATACTGGAGAAAGCACTCGTCATATTGATTGGAAAGTTTATGCAAAGACGGACAGGCTTTACACGAAAAGATACGATGAAGAAACCAATTTAAGAGCTTATATTTTGTTGGATAATAGCTCTTCTATGTATTATCCTACGCAAAATAACGGAAAAATCAGGTTTAGCATTCTAGCAGCCTCTACCCTAGCTTATTTGTTGCAAAGACAAAGAGATGCAGTTGGATTGATTAGCTTTTCTGATAAAATTGATGTTTTCACAGAAGCCAAATCAACCAGAGCTCATCTTCAAAATATTTTTGTGCATCTACAACATATTTTACAACAAGATCAGCAGCACAAAAGCACTGAAATTAGTCAAAGTCTTCATGTAGTAGCCGAAAAAATCCATAAACGCTCATTAGTCATAATTTTTAGTGATTTAATGACAAAGCCCGAGCAATTGGAAGAATTTTTCAAATCTATTCAGCATATTAAACATCGCAAACATGAAGTTCTTTTCTTTCAAGTAAATGAACCATCAACTGAGCTTGATTTTGAATTAGAAGATCGCCCTTATGTCATAGAAGATTTGGAGAGCGGACAAAAAATGAAATTAAATCCTTCTCAAGTTAAAGAAACGTATCACAAAAAAGTGGATGAATATTATAAGCAAATTGCCTTGAAATGTCATCAATACAAGGTAGATTTAACTAGAGTAGATATCAACGAAAATATTCAAAAAGTATTAGCTGAATTTTTGATCAAAAGAAATAAAATGAATTGA
- the ribD gene encoding bifunctional diaminohydroxyphosphoribosylaminopyrimidine deaminase/5-amino-6-(5-phosphoribosylamino)uracil reductase RibD: protein MNFYLVLPVMSKQDELFMQRALQLAGYGKATASPNPMVGCVIVLDGKVIGEGWHKKAGEPHAEVMAIRSVENPELLKSSTAYVTLEPCAHYGKTPPCAELLVEKQLKKVVIGAVDPNPLVAGKGIQILKKAGIEVESAVLEQECLEVNKAFFTYMQKKRPYIILKWAQTSDGFIARENFDSKWISNPLSRQIVHKWRTETDAILIGKNTAKYDDPQLTARDWSGKNPIRLVIDHDLTLGNDLKIFDGEQKTIFFHSQDQKIERKGIAAIKLSKEDFLRDMLNYLHQEKIQSVLIEGGAQTVQSFIDAGLWDEARIFTASVSFEKGIKAAELKSHQLVSQENIQDKNQTDVLTTYRNMSR from the coding sequence ATGAATTTTTATTTAGTTTTGCCAGTGATGAGTAAACAAGATGAATTATTTATGCAACGTGCCCTGCAATTGGCTGGTTACGGCAAAGCTACTGCTAGCCCTAATCCGATGGTGGGTTGTGTAATAGTTTTAGATGGAAAAGTAATAGGAGAAGGTTGGCACAAAAAAGCTGGTGAGCCTCATGCTGAAGTGATGGCAATTCGTTCTGTTGAAAATCCAGAGCTTTTAAAATCATCTACTGCTTATGTCACCCTAGAACCTTGCGCTCATTATGGTAAAACACCACCTTGTGCGGAACTATTGGTTGAAAAGCAGCTAAAAAAAGTAGTGATAGGTGCTGTTGATCCAAATCCATTAGTGGCCGGAAAAGGAATCCAAATCTTAAAAAAAGCAGGAATTGAAGTGGAATCTGCGGTTTTGGAACAAGAATGTTTAGAGGTTAATAAAGCCTTTTTCACTTATATGCAGAAAAAACGTCCTTACATTATTTTAAAATGGGCGCAAACTTCTGATGGTTTTATTGCAAGAGAGAATTTTGATTCCAAATGGATTAGTAATCCCTTATCTAGGCAAATAGTACATAAATGGCGCACCGAGACTGATGCTATATTGATTGGTAAGAATACTGCAAAGTATGATGATCCTCAGCTAACAGCTCGTGATTGGTCAGGTAAAAATCCTATTCGGTTGGTAATTGATCATGATTTGACTTTAGGTAATGATTTAAAAATCTTTGATGGGGAACAAAAGACCATTTTTTTTCATTCTCAGGATCAAAAAATAGAAAGGAAAGGGATTGCAGCCATCAAGTTAAGCAAGGAGGATTTCCTAAGAGATATGCTGAATTATTTGCATCAAGAAAAAATTCAATCAGTATTAATAGAAGGAGGAGCTCAAACTGTACAATCTTTTATCGATGCTGGTTTGTGGGATGAAGCCCGTATCTTTACTGCGTCTGTTAGCTTTGAGAAAGGCATTAAAGCAGCGGAACTAAAAAGCCATCAGCTCGTTTCCCAAGAAAATATTCAAGACAAAAACCAGACAGATGTTTTGACTACTTATCGAAACATGAGTCGATAA
- a CDS encoding phosphatase PAP2 family protein, translated as MLESLIELDQQFFLWLNGLYADWLDPIMLAITGRNIWLPLYAVILFFVFRKLKWQSWSMMLAFALLITLADQAASGFFKPFFERLRPCHEPAIQDLVHMVKGCGGQYGFASSHASNTFALAFFLFFIYRNVYAKWMIGWAVVVSYSRIYVGVHYPGDIIMGAILGVIAALITYHLYKRIFPNHLEKIHSTV; from the coding sequence ATGTTAGAATCCCTTATCGAACTCGATCAGCAATTTTTCCTTTGGCTTAATGGACTTTATGCCGACTGGCTAGATCCTATTATGTTAGCAATAACCGGAAGAAATATATGGCTTCCACTTTATGCGGTGATCTTATTTTTTGTTTTTAGAAAATTAAAATGGCAAAGTTGGTCTATGATGTTGGCTTTTGCTTTATTAATCACCTTGGCTGATCAGGCAGCATCAGGTTTTTTCAAGCCATTTTTTGAAAGATTACGTCCTTGTCACGAACCTGCAATTCAAGATTTGGTGCATATGGTCAAGGGCTGTGGTGGACAATATGGGTTTGCCTCAAGTCATGCCTCCAATACATTTGCTTTAGCATTTTTCCTATTCTTTATTTATAGAAATGTATATGCAAAATGGATGATTGGATGGGCAGTGGTAGTGTCCTACTCCAGAATTTATGTAGGGGTCCATTATCCAGGAGATATTATAATGGGAGCTATTTTAGGGGTGATTGCAGCTTTAATTACTTATCATTTGTATAAAAGAATTTTCCCTAATCACTTAGAGAAAATTCATAGTACTGTATAA
- a CDS encoding rhodanese-like domain-containing protein codes for MNHKNISPEEFDKLSKEPNTEIIDVRSPEEEVEGFIEGAKVINIMGPTFAEDIKALDKDKTYLVYCRSGNRSSTACGFMASNGFDKLYNLDGGIQAWNQYSNS; via the coding sequence ATGAACCATAAAAATATTAGTCCAGAGGAATTTGACAAGCTCTCAAAAGAGCCAAATACAGAAATAATTGATGTTCGCTCTCCTGAAGAAGAAGTAGAAGGGTTTATTGAGGGTGCTAAAGTGATCAATATCATGGGGCCTACTTTTGCTGAAGATATCAAAGCTTTAGATAAAGACAAAACCTATTTGGTGTACTGCAGAAGCGGAAATAGAAGTAGCACTGCTTGTGGTTTCATGGCAAGTAATGGCTTCGATAAGCTTTATAATTTGGATGGCGGAATTCAGGCTTGGAATCAATATTCTAATTCTTAA